TTGGGGTGTCTTGGGTGGTttgaacaagatagaaataaagatttatttcgTACCTACTGGGTGCAAGGTAATGAACAGACCTTTTGTTGTCCAGTTCTCACAATAGGTATGGGAACAAGTTGTTATTATCCCccttttgcagataaggaaactgaggctcagagaggttaagttgttTTCTCAGagtcacagctagtaagtagtggaGCCACGATTCAAGCTCAGTTTGGTTTGGTTCTAAAACCCAGGCCTCTCCTGCCATCCCTGCCACCTCTCCAGAGCTGGCTggtgagggaggctgggaggctggctgCAGGGCGGGGTGCCACCTGCCCCATATCTCGTTCCCCAGCGATTCTGGCTGCTCCTCCTGACCCGGGGCCTGGTGGGGGTCGGGGAGGCCAGTTACTCCACCATCGCGCCCACCCTCATCGCTGACCTCTTCGTGGCAGACCAGCGGAGTCGGATGCTCAGCGTGTTCTACTTTGCCATCCCTGTGGGCAGGTGAGTGGACCTCGGGCCTGGTGGGGAGGCAGAAGGGCCTTGCCTGGAACGGGACTGACCAGCCgtctcttctcctcccccacccccttcccacagTGGTCTGGGTTACATTGCAGGCTCCAAAGTGAAGGATGTGGCCGGGGACTGGCACTGGGCTCTGCGGGTGAGTCGTGTCACGGCCTGGGGAAAAGTTAGCAGTGCACTCACTGACTCCCCCTTTTGAAGGCAGTGCTCACTCTGCCAAGCCTACAGGCAGCCTAGCTGCCCTCACTGCGAGGCCACGTGCTAGGTAAAACTCGTGATTGCAGGTGATAGAAGCCCATTGTACGACTGTAAACCCCCAAATGGGACTGTATTGGCTCTCATAATGGAAAGTCCCAGGGTGAGCTTCAGGTAAAGCTGGATGCAGGACTCCCGCAGTGTCACAGGAATTTGATCATCCTTTTCTCAGCTCTACTCTCCTCTGTTATCTTCCTTCTCAAGCAAGTGAAAGCTCCACGTGTTTATCTTCCCGTTTAGAAACTTCAGCGCCCTGGATCCTTGAGCAGTAGTCCTGGGCGGTGTCTGATTAGATGAACGCGGGTCACATGCTGGCACTGACTCAATCACTGAGGCCTGGGAGGTTTAACATTACTCTTGGCAAAGTCTGGGTTACAAGCCCCACCCTATTTGAACCACATGGGTTGAGAAATGGGGGAGTCGTTTCCCAAAAGAAAATTAGGGTGCTGTTGCTAAAGAGGGAGCAGTTAGGCTTGCAGAAACAGAAACACTTCCTAGTGGCAGTCACCCCCTCCCCTCAACCACAGGTTCAGCTTCCTTGAGCAGGCACTCACTGGGTGTTTGAGGTCTTGGGGCCTGAGTTGCTTTTATACACCCTCACTTTCTCTCAGCCCCCAGGGTTGAGTGTCTCCCCGTCTGTGCCTTTCTTGAAGCCCACTCTTTCCCCAGGTGACACCAGGTCTAGGAGTGCTGGCTGTTGTGCTGCTGTTCCTGGTAGTACGGGAGCCACCAAGGGGAGCTGTGGAGCGCCACTCACACTCACCACCCCTGAACCCCACCTCGTGGTGGGAAGATCTGAGGGCTCTGGCAAGAAAGTGAGTTCAGTTCCATCCTAACCCAACATCTGAGGCCCCCAGGGAGGCCCTGAGGTCTAGTTTGAGATTTACATGGGTGTGGtctttgttctgctttctgtcaGCTGGCCCTACCCTAAGGCCAGGAATTCTGTCGCCACTGCCCCCTTATGGCAACTGCTTGAATTACAGGCCCAGATCCTGGAGGCCAGTACAGCCTCCAGACTCAGTGCCCTGACTATTAAAATAAgccagggagggagaagagaggtcTCTGACACCGATACCTCAGTGGAGTCTAACTTCCTCCCTCCTAATTGTCTGCAGTCCTAGTTTCATCCTGTCTTCCCTTggtttcactgctgtggcctttgtCACGGGCTCCCTGGCTCTTTGGGCTCCTGCTTTCTTGCTGCGTTCCCGTGTGGTCTTGGGGGAGACCCCCCCCTGCCTTCCTGGAGACTCCTGCTCTTCCTCTGACAGGTACCCAGATGGGGTCTGGTCTGGGTAGCCCTGCAGGTGGCAGGGGATGAAGTGGAGAGAGTCTGTGATTCAGACTCAGGCAAGGAGAGTGTGAATCCTGACTCCACAAGCTACTTCCTCTcccagagtctcagtttcctagtCTGGGAATAGGTGCCTTCCTCTTGTGAACCATGGGGTGCTGTGCCTGGATAGACCTGGGTTGTGAGGGTGGCCGGGATGGACGATCGTTCTCTCTGGGCCATGGGGGTGAGGCTAGCCcccttgcccctccccttcccccccagccTCATCTTTGGGCTCATCACCTGCCTCACCGGGGTCCTGGGTGTGGGCCTGGGCGTGGAGATCAGCCGCCGACTCCGCCGCTCCAACCCCCGGGCTGACCCGCTGGTTTGTGCTGCTGGCCTCCTGGGCTCTTCACCCTTCCTCTTCCTGTCCCTCGCCTGTGCCCGTGGTAGCATCGTGGCCACCTATGTGAGTAGCCAGCAGGTGTCTAAGGGGGTGTTCTGGGTCCAGGTTGGAGGAATGGTGCACTGGGGCAGGACTAGGGTCAGAGCCAACTCTGGAGTGGgaatgcctgggtttgaatctcagctctggccattcttagctgtgtgacattgggcaagtgacttaacctctctgtgctcagtttcatcttctgtaaagtgggaataaaagTAGCAACTGTCTCCTAGGggtgttgtgagggttaaatgagttaatagatgGGCCTGGTACCTAGTgaaccctccatgtgtttgctcTTCTTGTGATGAGACCAACGCCCCACCCCTGTTCCCCCTCCTTCACCGCCTACCTCCCATCCcccagattttcatttttattggagagACACTGCTGTCCATGAACTGGGCCA
This portion of the Pseudorca crassidens isolate mPseCra1 chromosome 15, mPseCra1.hap1, whole genome shotgun sequence genome encodes:
- the SPNS1 gene encoding protein spinster homolog 1 isoform X3; protein product: MGNPKSEDPEVPDREGLQRITGLSSGRSALIVAVLCYINLLNYMDRFTVAGVLPDIEQFFDIGDSSSGLIQTVFISSYMVLAPVFGYLGDRYNRKYLMCGGIAFWSLVTLGSSFIPRERFWLLLLTRGLVGVGEASYSTIAPTLIADLFVADQRSRMLSVFYFAIPVGSGLGYIAGSKVKDVAGDWHWALRVTPGLGVLAVVLLFLVVREPPRGAVERHSHSPPLNPTSWWEDLRALARNPSFILSSLGFTAVAFVTGSLALWAPAFLLRSRVVLGETPPCLPGDSCSSSDSLIFGLITCLTGVLGVGLGVEISRRLRRSNPRADPLVCAAGLLGSSPFLFLSLACARGSIVATYIFIFIGETLLSMNWAIVADILLYVVIPTRRSTAEAFQIVLSHLLGDAGSPYLIGLISDRLRQGWPPSFLSEFRALQFSLMLCAFMGALGGAAFLGAAIFIEGDRRRAQLHVQGLLREAGPADDRIVVPQRGRSTRVPVSSVLI